The following are encoded in a window of Anopheles gambiae chromosome X, idAnoGambNW_F1_1, whole genome shotgun sequence genomic DNA:
- the LOC133393098 gene encoding uncharacterized protein LOC133393098: MLAKSLIKTYPILASNVSDVPYAAWFHKGGRGAGRHAGSIHYRMETLAKRSCSRVFYRSRHDEATPSSSKIITNDECGENIDDLVYELETIVPLENSMENIKYLWKQTLAYRHEKRARGIFSQFMTDCSAASAFGGELISLEFELMNPTAAKFEDMWNVIQQKILEKFRIDYRYIKNDLIQSLCLVREKNTIRGAKRTREEDYKENDARTLNPLHGIIDWIDFETSFPTPDVPRIIIVAKMFELGECYVVWKNSTIHVGNNLIRAFIVLCQAFTVFNVKCYAADKLFFSFFHASCFKLGALSTTSNKFLNQLF, translated from the exons atgctTGCAAAATCATTAATTAAAACTTATCCCATTCTGGCCTCGAACGTTTCAGATGTACCCTAT gCAGCGTGGTTTCATAAAGGTGGACGAGGAGCAGGACGGCATGCTGGTTCTATTCATTATAGAATGGAAACCCTTGCAAAAAGATCCTGTAGTCGAGTGTTCTACCGATCAAGACACGATGAAGCGACTCCATCTTCTTCAAAAATAATAACGAACGACGAATGTGGAGAAAATATTGATGATTTG GTGTACGAGTTAGAAACTATTGTTCCCTTGGAAAATTCaatggaaaacataaaatatttatggAAACAAACACTGGCTTACCGGCACGAAAAGCGTGCCAGAGGGATTTTTTCCCAATTTATGACCGACTGTTCTGCGGCTTCAGCCTTCGGAGGAGAATTG ATATCTTTAGAATTCGAATTGATGAATCCTACTGCTGCTAAATTCGAAGACATGTGGAATGTAATCCAACAgaaaatattggaaaaattTCGAATAGATTACAGGTACATAAAAAATGACCTGATTCAGTCACTATGTCTGGTACgagaaaaaaatactataaGAGGAGCCAAGCGAACCCGCGAAGAAGACTATAAAGAGAATGATGCGCGTACATTAAATCCACTTCACGGAATAATCGATTGGATTGAT ttCGAGACTTCATTTCCGACACCTGATGTCCCGCGCATTATAATTGTTGCCAAAATGTTTGAACTCGGCGAATGCTACGTGGTGTGGAAAAACAGTACGATTCATGTAGGAAACAATTTGATTCGTGCATTCATCGTTCTTTGTCAAGCCTTTACAGTTTTCAATGTAAAATGCTATGCGGCTGAcaaacttttcttttcattttttcatgcTTCATGCTTCAAACTTGGAGCACTCAGTACAACTAGTAATAAGTTTTTAAACCAGCTGTTTTAA
- the LOC133393095 gene encoding uncharacterized protein LOC133393095, protein METDFDTNSCPATEENFAFFEETITLEQIKKSVALGICRLTADVSLPQTKISQMIKLCEHLVKMLGVYFEEKTKSFLTERKTDLAAPETINFLNKFHVEDLFSEVSTRSKQTQFLNNLAVSIPRPVEKLLQTREDIRHIDGIPTKVIVNETFMYIPITETLKLIFRNPQNRKLMTDNLPPYPTLKEYSSFRSGETYQNSEYFKKFPDAIRINLYQDDVELGNALSSRAGINKVSVFDFKIENFPSRWNSSPKTIFPLIYCTSIDSKKHGFNKILEPLIHDLRKLEHGVDVFYGTEKYTIRAVVTMFCGDTLAVHEVFGLMGPMAKFFCRLCTIPRPAFHQNPFQNFPMRTTEWYEFNLEKVNSGVMKPSDCGLKRGNCILNELQYYHITQNFALDTMHDIAEGLVPITIQLVLGHYHKIKSLGFSASFINDRIHLFAYGYIDKKNRPSANFTDEMLSKPSSYKLKQTASQNLLLLRSFPFLFADKVPANCEYMRMIGHLLNITRILMSTIISDHMLVSLEELIRLYEESFYKKFQRRLNKNHHLDHYIQCIKKSGNMKQYNCLVFEQKNKPNKNQSSTCRNFKNICKSLAQRQCFTMAIDMLDNPFTDNITYYGGNLVKREHCNSVCFIDLCVPHVFVPNKATVNGIDFRKNLLVCIKNHENEYYPSYGIIVEIVVMNSAMFLLIKLCKTNGYNDCLEAYEVAVGPTETFVSFEEIHSHTTFAFWSPFGSDKKYVSRRNYCQDY, encoded by the coding sequence ATGGAAACTGATTTTGACACCAATTCATGTCCGGCAACTGAAgaaaattttgcattttttgaagAAACAATCACTTtggaacaaattaaaaaaagcgtCGCTCTGGGTATTTGCAGATTGACGGCAGATGTTTCGCTTCCTCAAACCAAAATTTCGCAAATGATAAAACTTTGCGAACACCTAGTAAAAATGCTTGGTGTTTACttcgaagaaaaaacaaagtcATTTTTAACGGAACGTAAAACTGATTTAGCTGCTCCAGAAACTATAAACTTTTTAAACAAGTTCCACGTAGAAGATTTGTTTTCGGAAGTATCAACGcgttcaaaacaaacacagtttttaaacaatttggCAGTTAGTATTCCAAGACCAGTAGAAAAATTGCTTCAAACACGAGAAGATATTCGGCATATTGATGGTATACCAACAAAAGTAATAGTTAACGAAACCTTCATGTATATACCCATCACTGAGACCTTGAAGCTAATTTTCAGAAATCCCCAAAACAGAAAATTAATGACAGATAATTTGCCGCCATACCCAACCCTCAAAGAATACTCTAGTTTCCGATCAGGAGAAACATACCAAAAcagtgaatattttaaaaaattccCCGACGCCATACGAATAAACCTTTATCAAGACGACGTGGAACTCGGAAATGCATTGAGCTCTAGAGCAGGTATTAACAAAGTATCGGTGTTCGAttttaaaatagaaaattTTCCAAGCAGGTGGAATAGTTCTCCGAAAACAATATTTCCACTGATCTATTGCACTTCTATAGACTCCAAAAAGCATGGCTTTAACAAGATCTTGGAACCTCTAATTCATGACCTCCGAAAACTGGAACACGGAGTAGACGTTTTCTACGGAACAGAAAAATATACTATTCGAGCAGTGGTAACGATGTTCTGCGGTGATACACTGGCTGTACATGAGGTTTTCGGACTAATGGGACCCATGGCAAAGTTCTTTTGCAGACTTTGCACTATACCAAGACCAGCATTTCACCAGAATCCGTTCCAAAATTTTCCCATGCGTACGACAGAGTGGTATGAATTCAACTTGGAGAAAGTTAATTCAGGAGTTATGAAGCCTTCAGATTGTGGATTGAAACGTGGTAATTGCATATTAAATGAGCTACAATACTATCacattacacaaaattttgcTTTGGATACTATGCATGACATAGCGGAAGGATTGGTGCCAATAACTATACAGCTAGTACTAGGTCACTATCACAAAATTAAGTCGTTGGGTTTCAGTGCATCATTCATCAATGATCGTATACATTTATTTGCCTATGGATACATCGACAAAAAGAATAGACCATCGGCGAACTTTACTGATGAAATGCTATCTAAACCCAGTAGTTACAAACTCAAACAGACTGCATCACAAAACCTGCTACTACTacgttcttttccttttttgtttgctgacaAAGTTCCCGCTAATTGCGAGTATATGCGTATGATCGGTCATTTGTTGAATATAACTCGTATTTTGATGTCTACAATAATATCTGACCATATGTTAGTATCATTAGAAGAACTTATTCGGTTGTATGAGGAgtcattttacaaaaaatttCAACGAAGACTTAACAAAAATCACCACCTAGACCATTACATCCAGTGTATTAAAAAGAGCGGAAATATGAAACAGTATAATTGTTTAGTGTTCGAGCAAaagaacaaaccaaacaaaaatcaatcatcaaCTTgcagaaattttaaaaatatttgcaaaagcTTAGCACAACGACAATGCTTTACAATGGCCATAGATATGCTAGATAATCCGTTTACTGATAATATTACATATTACGGAGGAAACTTAGTTAAGCGAGAACATTGTAACAGTGTTTGCTTCATAGATTTGTGTGTTCCACATGTTTTTGTACCCAACAAAGCAACAGTAAATGGGATCGACTTCAGAAAAAACTTGCTAGTGTGCATAAAAAACCACGAAAATGAATATTATCCGTCGTATGGTATTATTGTCGAGATAGTGGTTATGAACAGTGCTATGTTTTTGCTgattaaattatgcaaaactAACGGATATAATGATTGTCTAGAAGCGTACGAAGTTGCAGTAGGACCAACTGAaacatttgtttcgtttgaagAAATCCATTCGCATACTACCTTTGCCTTCTGGTCACCATTTGGAagtgataaaaaatatgtCTCCCGAAGGAACTATTGCCAGGATTATTGA